The Carassius carassius chromosome 31, fCarCar2.1, whole genome shotgun sequence genome includes a region encoding these proteins:
- the LOC132111573 gene encoding NIPA-like protein 3 yields MSSDLRMNGVRIAREEGVTADSYTENLIGTLLAIFGNLLVSISVSIQKQSHVTLAGNKDPSQYYYSKSWWSGLVLMVLGEAALFVSYAFAPLSLIAPLNAVSVISSSILGFLFLREKWKAREFLKRYILTFLGCALTAGGTYLFVTFGPNSHEKLNAENIVKHVIGWPFLLYLLLGIITFCLVLYFYKQRDANYLVLILLLVALLGSVTVITVKAVSGMIVLSILGPLQLSYPIFYVMFVCMVATIVFQASFLAQASHLYDSSLIACVNYIFCTTFAVVAGAIFYQEFNHEDVLHICMFLLGCAICFLGVFLITKNKRNVKAFEPYVTMDMARGIPTIHNKGWAVQLDYNGSFSYGALENNDSVAPVPLSVDQELSVSCSPVSPHQPSELKKD; encoded by the exons ATGTCATCTGATTTAAGGATGAACGGGGTGAGGATAGCGCGAGAGGAGGGTGTGACGGCAGACTCTTACACC GAAAACCTCATTGGAACATTATTAGCTATCTTTGGAAACCTGTTGGTCAGCATCTCAGTCAGCATTcag AAACAAAGTCACGTGACGTTGGCAGGAAATAAAGACCCCAGTCAGTACTACTACAGTAAGAGCTGGTGGTCTGGTCTGGTGCTGATGGTTCTGGGGGAGGCTGCCCTGTTTGTGTCTTACGCATTTGCACCGCTCTCTCTCATAGCACCACTTAATGCCGTGTCTGTCATAT CAAGCTCCATCTTGGGTTTCCTGTTTTTGCGGGAAAAGTGGAAGGCACGGGAATTCTTGA AGCGCTACATCTTGACTTTCCTGGGCTGTGCCTTGACGGCAGGCGGTACTTACCTCTTTGTGACGTTTGGACCAAACTCTCACGAGAAGCTGAATGCGGAGAACATTGTAAAACATGTTATTGGTTGGCCCTTCCTCTTATACTTG cttCTAGGTATCATCACGTTCTGTCTGGTGCTGTATTTCTATAAACAGCGCGATGCCAACTACCTCGTCCTGATTCTGCTGCTGGTGGCACTTCTTG GTTCAGTGACTGTAATCACAGTGAAGGCAGTTTCAGGGATGATAGTGCTTAGCATCTTGGGTCCTTTACAGCTGTCTTATCCCATTTTCTATGTCATGTTTGTCTGCATGGTGGCAACTATCGTCTTTCAAGCATC attccTAGCACAGGCGTCTCACCTATATGATTCCTCTCTCATTGCCTGTGTGAATTACATTTTCTGCACAACATTTGCAGTCGTGGCAG GGGCCATATTTTATCAGGAATTTAACCACGAAGATGTTCTGCACATATGCATGTTTCTTTTGGG ATGCGCTATATGCTTTCTTGGAGTGTTCCTGATCACTAAAAACAAGAGGAATGTCAAAGCCTTTGAGCCATATGTCACTATGGACATGGCAAGAG GCATTCCAACCATTCACAATAAAGGCTGGGCTGTGCAGCTCGATTATAATGGCTCTTTTTCTTACGGAGCACTTGAGAACAATGATAGTGTGGCTCCTGTACCGCTTTCAGTGGACCAAGAGCTGTCCGTCTCTTGCAGCCCTGTTAGCCCACACCAACCATCAGAGCTGAAAAAAGACTGA